From a region of the Corallococcus coralloides DSM 2259 genome:
- a CDS encoding thiamine phosphate synthase — translation MPALPRLVVITDWRLPRARLLTALERALEAGPDVAVQHRHPEASGRLFLEEARLLADVCRGRTLFVNGRLDVALLVGAHLHLPASGPSPRDVRPFLPADRWVSMAVHDAREAERAVGADLALVSPVFAPGSKPGDTRDTLGPHGFSVLAERLPCPALALGGMTPERAREVPGAWGVAVISAVLEAGDPLAAARALLDACRPPRD, via the coding sequence GTGCCCGCCCTGCCCCGCCTCGTGGTCATCACGGACTGGCGGCTGCCCCGGGCGCGGTTGCTCACCGCGCTGGAGCGGGCGCTGGAGGCGGGGCCGGACGTCGCCGTACAGCACCGTCACCCGGAGGCCTCCGGGCGGCTGTTCCTGGAGGAGGCGCGGCTCCTGGCGGACGTGTGCAGGGGCCGGACGCTGTTCGTGAATGGCCGGCTGGATGTCGCGCTGCTCGTGGGCGCGCACCTGCATCTGCCCGCCTCCGGCCCTTCGCCCCGCGACGTGCGCCCGTTCCTGCCCGCGGACCGGTGGGTGAGCATGGCGGTGCATGACGCGCGCGAGGCGGAACGCGCGGTAGGCGCGGACCTGGCGCTGGTGAGCCCCGTGTTCGCGCCGGGGTCCAAGCCGGGGGATACGCGCGACACGCTGGGACCTCACGGGTTCAGCGTGCTCGCGGAGCGGCTGCCCTGCCCTGCCCTGGCGCTGGGGGGGATGACGCCGGAGCGGGCCCGGGAGGTGCCGGGGGCCTGGGGCGTCGCGGTCATCTCCGCCGTGCTGGAGGCCGGGGATCCGCTCGCCGCGGCCCGCGCGCTGCTGGACGCATGCCGGCCCCCGCGCGACTGA
- a CDS encoding thiazole synthase → MSGIADKPFTLAGVTFTSRLIVGTGKYPSHEVMKQCHEASGAELVTVAVRRLDLKATGEASLMNWIDRNKMRLLPNTALCYTAEDAVRTCRLAEELGMSKWVKLEVLGDEKTLYPDVEETVKAARILVKEGFTVLPYTSDDPITARKLEDAGCAAVMPLAAPIGSGLGIRNPHNLRLIREVVKVPVIVDAGVGTASDAAIAMELGVDALLMNTAIAGAKDPVRMAVAMKKAVEAGRDAYLAGRIPRKAYGSASSPIEGLVE, encoded by the coding sequence ATGAGCGGCATCGCGGACAAGCCTTTCACGCTGGCGGGGGTGACGTTCACCTCGCGGCTCATCGTCGGGACGGGGAAGTACCCCAGTCACGAGGTGATGAAGCAGTGCCACGAAGCGTCGGGCGCGGAGCTCGTCACGGTGGCGGTGCGGCGGTTGGACCTGAAGGCGACGGGCGAGGCGTCGCTGATGAACTGGATCGACCGCAACAAGATGCGCCTCCTGCCCAACACGGCGCTCTGCTACACGGCGGAGGACGCGGTGCGCACGTGCCGGCTGGCGGAAGAGCTGGGCATGAGCAAGTGGGTGAAGCTGGAAGTGCTCGGCGACGAGAAGACGCTCTACCCGGACGTCGAGGAGACGGTGAAGGCCGCTCGCATCCTGGTGAAGGAAGGCTTCACGGTGCTGCCGTACACCAGCGACGACCCCATCACCGCGCGCAAGCTGGAGGACGCGGGCTGCGCGGCGGTGATGCCGCTGGCGGCGCCCATCGGCAGCGGGCTGGGCATCCGCAACCCGCACAACCTGCGGCTCATCCGTGAAGTGGTGAAGGTGCCGGTCATCGTCGACGCGGGCGTGGGCACGGCGTCCGACGCGGCCATCGCGATGGAGCTGGGCGTGGACGCGCTGCTCATGAACACCGCCATCGCGGGCGCGAAGGATCCCGTGCGCATGGCCGTGGCCATGAAGAAGGCGGTGGAGGCCGGCCGCGACGCGTACCTGGCGGGCCGCATCCCGCGCAAGGCGTACGGCTCCGCGTCCAGCCCCATCGAAGGGCTCGTGGAGTAG
- the thiS gene encoding sulfur carrier protein ThiS yields the protein MNVWVNGEARTLPEGSTLSSLLALLNLGSGPGVAVEVNAEVVRRARHPEHRLQDGDRVEIVTFVGGG from the coding sequence GTGAACGTGTGGGTCAACGGAGAAGCGCGGACGCTGCCAGAGGGCAGCACCCTTTCGTCCCTGCTGGCGCTGTTGAATCTGGGCAGTGGCCCGGGGGTGGCGGTGGAGGTGAACGCGGAGGTGGTGCGCCGCGCCCGTCATCCCGAGCACCGGCTCCAGGACGGGGACCGGGTGGAGATCGTCACCTTCGTGGGTGGCGGGTGA
- a CDS encoding serine/threonine-protein kinase — MATHPPASSASRPFILFTTGATSYELVRYLGSRAGGELLLARRHYARTPGGLVLIKRLRDVTDDVARARLREEVKLLMRLSHPAIAPVYLVRVHDGAPHLVTEYVDGPCLETLSSFAALRRRPFSEAFAAYVGAEVADALHHAHSLEDARGLPVGVVHRDISPRSLRVDVHGRVRLSDFALAWSRMPGRVVTEPGLVRGDVAYASPEALEGLPLDGRADLFSLGMVLLELLTGLHLLDLDDVERAAQQAQPVPGTRGLCAETPSWLPAPLMAARMACLTPAHVEQATRGLSPGMRAVLQRVLQRDRDLRFQTGAELRDALRGLLNAEGRPYGPPEALREVAEVRTDALVDPAGAAEAGLPLEDDLWDGCEDDGADWT; from the coding sequence ATGGCCACCCATCCCCCCGCGTCCTCCGCGTCCCGGCCCTTCATCCTCTTCACCACCGGGGCCACGTCCTATGAGCTGGTGCGCTACCTGGGGTCGCGCGCCGGAGGGGAGCTGCTGCTCGCCCGCCGGCACTACGCGCGCACGCCGGGCGGATTGGTGCTCATCAAGCGGCTGCGCGACGTGACGGATGACGTGGCGAGGGCGCGGTTGCGGGAAGAGGTGAAGCTGCTCATGCGGCTGTCCCACCCGGCCATCGCGCCGGTGTACCTGGTGCGGGTGCATGACGGCGCGCCCCACCTGGTGACGGAGTACGTGGACGGGCCGTGCCTGGAGACGCTGTCCAGCTTCGCGGCGCTGCGGCGGCGGCCCTTCTCGGAGGCGTTCGCCGCGTACGTGGGCGCGGAGGTGGCGGACGCGCTCCACCACGCCCATTCGCTGGAGGACGCGCGCGGCCTGCCCGTGGGCGTGGTCCACCGCGACATCAGCCCCCGCTCCCTGCGGGTGGACGTGCACGGGCGGGTGCGGCTGTCGGACTTCGCGCTCGCGTGGTCGCGGATGCCCGGGCGCGTGGTGACGGAGCCGGGGCTCGTGCGCGGGGACGTGGCCTATGCGTCGCCAGAGGCGCTGGAGGGCCTGCCGCTGGATGGCCGCGCGGACCTGTTCTCCCTGGGCATGGTGCTGCTGGAGCTGCTCACCGGACTGCACCTGCTGGACCTGGACGACGTGGAGCGCGCCGCCCAGCAGGCCCAGCCCGTGCCCGGAACGCGCGGGCTGTGCGCGGAGACGCCCAGCTGGCTCCCCGCGCCGCTGATGGCCGCGCGCATGGCGTGCCTGACGCCGGCCCACGTGGAGCAGGCCACGCGGGGGCTGTCGCCGGGCATGCGGGCGGTGCTCCAGCGGGTGCTCCAGCGCGACCGCGACCTGCGCTTCCAGACGGGCGCGGAGCTGCGGGACGCGCTCCGGGGCCTGCTGAACGCGGAAGGGCGGCCCTATGGTCCTCCTGAAGCGCTGCGCGAAGTGGCGG